TCCGCTTGAGGCTATTATATATCCTGAGGCCGGAATGCGCTCTGTTAAGGTGACAATAATGCGCAGCGGCGGACAAGAAGAGGATACAAATAGTATAGTAATATGGAACGCTGCCAAGACTCCGGGTAATTTTGTATCTTACACTACTAAGTCTGGTGAATGGAATGGATATCAACCGGCGGCTACTCTTTTTGGTTCTGTTCAGATATATGTAATAATTAATGGTCTTGAGTATGTTTCACCATCATATACAGTAGCTCAGCTATAGTAGCTCACCTATTTATTTAATAGAATTGGATTGAACACGCCTTTTTAAGAGTTTTGAATGATTAAAAATAAACGCGGTTTCACCATGATTGAATTTATTATAGTGTTATTAATAAGCTCAGTGCTTATTGTTATTCTCTCAATAAGCAGAAGATCGCAAATTAAATCGACATATTTTCGTGAAGCTGATGTTCTTATTGCTGATATTGTAAATAAAGAGAATTTGGCTTATATGGCTGCAAATATTTCTACATTTTTTAATGTTCCTCTCTCATCTTATGCTCTTGTCGGCGGATTGGAGGTTGTAGATGGCAGAAAGTATTTATACTTTAATTCTTTCCAAGTTACAAATGCAGACAGTTCGTCGTTTATTGTCACTGTTTACGGAAATGAGGACA
This genomic window from Candidatus Endomicrobium procryptotermitis contains:
- a CDS encoding prepilin-type N-terminal cleavage/methylation domain-containing protein — translated: MIKNKRGFTMIEFIIVLLISSVLIVILSISRRSQIKSTYFREADVLIADIVNKENLAYMAANISTFFNVPLSSYALVGGLEVVDGRKYLYFNSFQVTNADSSSFIVTVYGNEDSIAKGVVRKVRYQDGDIIPILN